Proteins from one Mycobacterium sp. HUMS_12744610 genomic window:
- a CDS encoding TlpA family protein disulfide reductase: MTTVLVAIAAAAVVATPAGWLLTRRAGRIRQIRPGSARHEAVDLANLGLSRDGPAVVHFSAPWCGPCDRVRTVVGQVCDDLGGVAHLEIDLDADPAAAHRFAVLSLPTTLIFDAEGRQRYRTSGVPTASDLRCALEPLLA, translated from the coding sequence GTGACCACCGTTCTCGTCGCGATCGCGGCCGCGGCCGTCGTGGCCACGCCGGCAGGCTGGTTGCTGACCCGGCGCGCGGGACGGATCAGGCAGATCCGCCCGGGCTCGGCGCGGCACGAGGCCGTCGACCTCGCCAACCTGGGTCTGTCCCGCGATGGGCCGGCCGTCGTCCACTTCAGCGCCCCGTGGTGCGGACCGTGCGACCGGGTTCGCACGGTGGTCGGCCAGGTTTGCGACGACCTGGGCGGCGTCGCCCACCTCGAGATCGACCTGGACGCCGACCCGGCCGCCGCCCACCGCTTCGCGGTGCTGTCGCTGCCCACCACGTTGATCTTCGACGCCGAAGGGCGACAGAGATACCGGACCTCGGGCGTGCCAACGGCCTCCGATCTGCGTTGCGCGCTGGAACCGCTGTTGGCCTGA
- the csoR gene encoding copper-sensing transcriptional repressor CsoR, translated as MSEELSSKKRAALNRLKTVRGHLDGIIRMLESDAYCVDVMKQISAVQSSLERANRVMLHNHLETCFSAAVRDGRGHAAIDELIDAVKFTPALTGPQAQLGGAAVGEHSDDEPAATASTV; from the coding sequence GTGAGCGAAGAACTGTCGTCGAAGAAGCGCGCCGCGCTGAACCGCCTCAAGACGGTCCGGGGGCACCTCGACGGCATCATCCGGATGCTGGAATCCGACGCGTACTGCGTGGACGTGATGAAACAGATCTCGGCGGTTCAGTCCTCGCTGGAGCGCGCTAACCGTGTGATGCTGCATAACCATTTGGAGACCTGCTTCTCGGCGGCCGTTCGCGACGGCCGCGGGCATGCGGCCATCGACGAGCTGATCGACGCGGTCAAGTTCACTCCTGCGCTCACGGGCCCACAGGCCCAGCTGGGCGGTGCGGCGGTTGGCGAACACAGCGACGACGAGCCCGCGGCTACCGCGAGCACGGTTTGA
- a CDS encoding aminodeoxychorismate lyase produces the protein MIVTLDGNVHPPGTPLLYADDLAAVRGDGVFETLLIRHGRACLIESHLQRLTQSARMLDLPPPDLASWRSAIDVATRRWVADTDGEGALRLIYSRGRESGPAPTAYVMVDSVPERVAAVRRDGLAAITLDRGLPALGVDAMPWLLAGAKTLSYAINMAALRHAARQGAGDVVFVSSDGYVLEGPRSTVVIATDSDAEDPCLLTPPPWYPILRGTTQQALFEVARSKGYDCDYRALRIADLHAAQGIWLVSSMTLAARVHTLDGRPLPRPAMAAEFAALIDAAVTSDR, from the coding sequence GTGATCGTCACGCTGGACGGCAACGTCCATCCCCCCGGGACTCCGCTGTTGTACGCCGACGATCTCGCGGCGGTCCGCGGTGACGGCGTCTTCGAGACGCTGTTGATCCGCCACGGCAGAGCCTGTCTGATCGAATCGCACCTACAGCGGCTGACCCAGTCGGCCAGGATGCTGGACCTGCCGCCGCCGGACCTCGCGAGCTGGCGGAGCGCCATCGACGTGGCCACCCGCCGGTGGGTGGCAGACACCGACGGCGAGGGCGCGTTGCGCCTGATCTACAGCCGCGGCCGCGAGAGCGGCCCGGCGCCCACCGCCTACGTGATGGTCGACAGCGTCCCGGAACGTGTCGCGGCCGTGCGGCGCGACGGCCTGGCGGCGATCACGCTCGATCGCGGATTGCCCGCCCTCGGTGTCGACGCGATGCCCTGGCTGCTGGCCGGCGCCAAGACGCTGTCGTACGCGATCAACATGGCCGCACTGCGTCACGCGGCCCGGCAGGGCGCCGGTGACGTCGTGTTCGTCAGCTCCGACGGTTACGTCCTGGAAGGACCGCGTTCGACTGTGGTCATCGCCACGGACTCCGATGCGGAAGATCCTTGCCTGCTGACACCGCCGCCCTGGTATCCGATCCTGCGGGGCACCACCCAACAAGCACTGTTCGAGGTGGCCCGGTCCAAGGGATACGACTGCGACTACCGCGCGTTACGCATCGCCGATCTCCATGCTGCGCAGGGTATTTGGCTGGTGTCGAGCATGACTCTGGCCGCGCGGGTGCACACCCTCGACGGCCGCCCGCTGCCGCGGCCCGCGATGGCCGCGGAATTCGCCGCCCTGATCGACGCGGCCGTCACCAGCGATCGCTGA
- a CDS encoding FABP family protein, which produces MAAATERAKVTSARNIPAFDDLPLPADTANLREGANLNDALLALLPLVGVWRGEGEGRAQDGDYRFGQQIVVSHDGGDYLNWEARSWRLSEAGAYQERGLRETGFWRFVNDPDDPSESQAIELLLAHSAGYVELFYGRPRNQSSWELVTDALARSRSGVLVGGAKRLYGIVEGGDLAYVEERVDADGGLVPHLSARLSRFAG; this is translated from the coding sequence ATGGCGGCCGCTACCGAACGCGCCAAGGTGACCTCGGCGCGCAACATCCCGGCGTTCGACGATCTGCCGCTTCCGGCCGACACCGCGAACCTGCGGGAAGGCGCAAACCTCAACGACGCACTCCTGGCGTTGCTGCCACTGGTCGGTGTGTGGCGCGGGGAGGGCGAAGGCCGCGCGCAAGACGGGGACTACCGGTTCGGCCAGCAGATCGTGGTCTCGCACGACGGCGGCGACTACCTGAATTGGGAGGCCCGATCCTGGCGGCTCAGCGAGGCGGGCGCCTACCAGGAACGCGGATTGCGCGAGACGGGGTTCTGGCGCTTCGTCAACGACCCCGACGATCCCAGCGAGTCGCAGGCCATCGAGTTGCTGCTGGCTCATTCCGCCGGTTATGTCGAGCTGTTCTACGGGCGGCCGCGCAACCAGTCGTCGTGGGAATTGGTGACCGATGCCCTGGCACGCAGTCGGTCCGGGGTGCTCGTCGGTGGCGCCAAGCGGCTCTACGGCATCGTCGAGGGCGGCGACTTGGCCTACGTCGAGGAACGGGTGGACGCCGACGGCGGGCTGGTGCCGCATCTGTCGGCGCGCCTGTCGCGGTTTGCCGGATAG
- a CDS encoding YgfZ/GcvT domain-containing protein, translating to MSDTARARSAHPTAVPAPDGGPDAGAPWHYGDPLGEQRAAATDAVLVDRSHRAVLVLTGGDRQSWLHSISTQHVSDLPEGASTQNLSLDGQGRVEDHWIQTELGGSTYLDTEPWRGEPLLGYLRRMVFWSDVTPDSADLAVLSLLGPRLADAAVLDALGLDALPAEMIAAPLAGGGFVRRMPSAVAGSVELDVLVPRGDAADWQQRLARAGVRAAGVWAYEAHRVAALRPRLGVDTDERTIPHEVGWIGGAVHLNKGCYRGQETVARVHNLGKPPRMLVLLHLDGSVDRPATADAVLAGGRAVGRLGTVVEHVDLGPVALALLKRGLPPEIELATGPEAGVAASIDADSLPSADQIGAGRLAVERLRGGAR from the coding sequence GTGAGCGACACGGCGAGGGCAAGATCGGCGCACCCGACCGCGGTCCCCGCACCTGACGGTGGGCCCGACGCGGGCGCGCCCTGGCACTACGGTGACCCGCTGGGCGAGCAGCGCGCGGCGGCGACCGACGCGGTCCTGGTGGACCGCTCGCACCGAGCCGTGCTCGTCCTGACCGGCGGTGACCGGCAGAGTTGGCTGCACAGCATCTCCACCCAGCACGTCAGCGACCTTCCTGAGGGCGCCAGCACGCAGAACCTCAGCCTCGACGGTCAGGGTCGCGTCGAAGACCACTGGATTCAGACCGAACTGGGCGGCTCCACCTACCTCGACACCGAACCGTGGCGGGGCGAACCGCTGCTGGGCTACCTGCGCAGGATGGTGTTCTGGTCCGACGTGACACCGGACAGCGCGGACCTGGCCGTGCTGTCGCTGCTCGGGCCGCGGCTCGCCGACGCGGCCGTGCTCGACGCCCTGGGCCTGGATGCCCTGCCCGCCGAGATGATCGCCGCGCCGCTCGCCGGCGGCGGATTCGTGCGACGCATGCCCAGCGCCGTGGCCGGCTCCGTCGAACTGGATGTGCTGGTGCCGCGCGGCGATGCGGCCGACTGGCAACAGCGCCTGGCCCGGGCGGGCGTGCGCGCGGCCGGGGTGTGGGCCTATGAGGCGCACCGGGTCGCGGCGCTGCGGCCCCGCCTCGGGGTCGACACCGACGAGCGCACCATTCCCCACGAGGTGGGCTGGATTGGTGGGGCCGTCCATCTGAACAAGGGTTGCTATCGCGGGCAGGAGACCGTCGCGCGGGTGCACAACCTCGGTAAGCCGCCGCGAATGCTGGTGTTACTGCACCTCGACGGGTCGGTGGACCGGCCCGCGACCGCCGACGCGGTCCTGGCCGGCGGTCGGGCCGTGGGACGCCTCGGCACCGTCGTCGAGCACGTGGACCTCGGCCCGGTGGCGCTGGCCCTGCTCAAGCGCGGGCTGCCGCCCGAGATCGAGTTGGCGACGGGGCCGGAGGCCGGGGTTGCTGCGTCGATCGATGCCGATTCTCTGCCGTCCGCCGACCAGATCGGTGCGGGCCGGCTGGCCGTTGAACGATTGCGGGGCGGTGCGCGATGA